The Brassica napus cultivar Da-Ae unplaced genomic scaffold, Da-Ae ScsIHWf_2276;HRSCAF=2934, whole genome shotgun sequence genome contains the following window.
AATCATATGTGAAACAAATGTATAAACTGAAAAAccaattatcaaaatatttatcaactaatatattatataaaaattaataataaatattattgaaCATTTTATTTTCCTCAACTTTTTGCTGTCTGGATAAATTTGTTTGGGGACTTTTTTTTTGCACATGAATTTCTATTCTTTTGAAAGAGGATCTAGTCTACATAGCTACCCAatacaaaacttttaaaatataattttaggagagttggttcCAACATAAAAATAGTGTTTTACAACAACGGTTGGTGTTTGTGTTGGAGGTAGTTAAAATACAAAGTGAGTTGAATTTGGAATAGAAGAAACtgaaataataattagaaagtaaaatttagaaaaataaaatacatatgaGAATCTTGTTTGTGGGAGGAAGGGAAAGAAGAATAGAACAAGATGATAAAAAGGTAAAAGAGATAATGAGAGagggctaaaaaaaaattttttttttgacaaaaagcTTACACACCTTATAAAGCTATTGGATAAATCGGTAGGGGCAAAATTtgaattgaaattatttttttgtttatgtgggGTAGAGTGCAAATATAGGGTGTCTCCGGGTATAGACGCTAATTAACTCTTTATTATATAGAACGATCATTTCGGCCGATAAGtgttaatagttttttttttaatttgtctactactaaattttaaaagttcatTTCATGAGCATGTATATATACATGCAACAGTAACCTGAATTCTACCTTAAAAGTATatcaaaaggaaacaaaatagtTTTTCTGGTTTTTTCTGTTTACATTGATATATCATATGTATATTGGTAAGATAATGGAAACCAATTATTTATACGTTAGTccactttcattttttttgggtATAAAGTTAAATTGTAGTCCACTTTCATCCACATGATCTGTTTAGTTAATTACTATTTGCATCGTGAAAGTTGTGTTTTCTTAGTTTCTGCCGATACTATGTATGAATATGGAGTCACTATTTACATCatatttgtttggtttttaaTTCAAAGAAAATCACAGCTTCACGTATATGAAAAGTACTTTTGTGTTATCATCATAACTtgcaatatttttgaaattttattgaaaaagttAATTTGTTTAATAGTCACTGATATATTGTTATTGCTTGTTGCTACGAGTACGATGTTGATGGATTGGcggtcatcatcatcatttatgCATCGGCGTTCGGGTTTCCGTTCCGGTTTGGATCGGATGCTTCagatttttgggttttcggaTGAAGAGGTACGGAATCCGTTCGGGTTATTTTATACTTTGGATCGGATTCAGGTTTTtatggttcgggttcgggttatTTTCGATATAACCGAACTGTGTAACAATAAAAAGTTCTATGTATCCTTGATTTGACACTATGAAACCAGAATCAATATTGTTGAAGTTAAAAGATTGAACAATTTAATATAAGATTTATGATCTTTCTGATTTGTTATTACGTTGAGGAACACGAGCATGTATTATTTTTCTTcgtgtaatttttatttgtattatctTGAATAGAAAATGGTAAAGAATCCATCTattcataaatcaaaatcaaagagacatcaaaatcaaacagaaatcAAACCGGGATAATAATAAATGTTTGAGCTCATGCCTATGTTAAgagcaaagagaaaacaaatcgCAAATCCTActtataattaaacataaatcaaaatcacaaaGTATAGTGATTCGTACATGTAATCAGTCATAAAATGAGTTTGAgtatgtactgaacatataTGTTGAAGAAAGAAAAGACGGAAAATGAATGAGAAAGGAAAATGTAAGTTTAAGgttagtaatatatatacattcgGGTACTTTGGGTAATTGATTCGGATATCAGATATAACCAATCGGGTACGGGTATCCAGACTGGTTGAATCCTAAACccgttcgggtttttcgggttgGTTCGGATTCGAGTTCAGTTAATATGCCCACACctaatcatcatcatccatcaacgttattattataatttttatatctatttctTATGCATAAAGGTTATAGACTTATAGATATAATAGGCTACATGATTCAACAATAGCCACTAAACTAAGCAAGTTGGAGAAATTAACTAATAATTCATTATTTAAACCAATAATGGTTGATTTGGGTTGCTAAGTCGTACACTGGATAGCTTAAACAAATAATTCTTTAGGAAATTTAAAAGAAGAGTATATCATACTAGTGCGTAAATAGCTACATTAGTAACCAAAAACGAATTAATTTACAAATTCTCagattaatttttgttttaaaaggaACGAGAGCACCTTCTCACGGGTCCCGTCCATTAAAGTatattctctattttttttaactaatataaaaatgtgtactaattgtatatatattattacaagGTCGATATTTGAATTGTTTTGTGTACGTTgcaaaactatttttttctagaatgatgacaaaaaaagtCAGAGAAAGTAACTTGTCAACACAATACAATAACAAAATACAGTCCCTGTAAAGTGTAAAGCTGaaatttgaaaaaggaaaaaaaaaaatctcattaaTTAGATCTTCTTCGATTGTCATAGATATATTGGTCGTaatgatttataaatgtttagGCTCCTCCTACAGGTTACCAATCAAAGGCCATAGTCTGAAAACAATAAAGCTTTCACATTATCTTAGATATAATATATGTAGGTCTAAATCTCAAAATTACAGTTGTCTGCTTTACAATGattccaaatatatataaattcacaagatgttctttttttttttttgaatacagTTCACAAGAtgtttcaatatataatatagctCTCATTAGTTGCAAATTGCAATTTGCATGTATAGAAGATTGGATTTATTTTTCATCATTactttaaaatagataaattctGATTCAATAAGTTAGAGTTAGCATGCatgttttcaaataaaataaaactaggACTTTAATATTCGCatgaaataatcaaaatttattgaCACTTTATACATGtatcaatttatatataaaaaaaaaaaaaaatttatataaaacacctaaatatattttctcctCCTTCCACTCAGTACGTATCTCTCTTGCTTTCCTTCACTTTATTGTCGCTTTTAGACCTTGAATTTTCTCATAAATCAGAATATTATACCAAAACAACACCAAAAAGAAATCAGAGTTACCCCTAAGAATGTCTTCGGATCATCACACACCAACGAAAGATCCACCGGATCGtccatcttcttcctccatCAACCACAAGCAACTGCTTCCTTCTCAACCGCAGGCGCAGCAACCGCTCAGCCGCTACGAGTCTCAGAAACGCCGAGACTGGAACACGTTCATCCAATACCTAAAATCGCAGAATCCACCGCAGATGATGTCTCAGTTCGATTACACACACGTGCTAAGTTTCTTCAGGTACTTAGATCAGTTCGGTAAGACCAAAGTACATCACCAAGCTTGTGTCTTCTTCGGACAACCAGATCCACCAGGACCGTGCACATGTCCTCTCAAACAAGCTTGGGGAAGCTTAGATGCTTTGATAGGACGGTTGAGAGCTGCTTATGAGGAACATGGCGGTGGGTCACCGGATACTAACCCGTTTGCAAACGGGTCAATCCGGGTTCACTTGAGGGAAGTGAGAGAATCTCAAGCCAAGGCTCGTGGGATTCCGTACAGgaaaaagaagaggaggaagattaAAAACGACGGGGTTGTTGCCAGGAAGGATGTTGCAAACTCTTCGACTCATAATCAGTCGTCCACTTGATAATTTATCACATAAAAAAATTCCGATATAGGTAAATCTAttttgaaattcttttttttttcactcttaATTTAAACTCTCATATGCTctttttaaattggaattattCCCTCTGAATAAGGACAccacaaaaactcaaaatatcATATCAATCATAGTGATTCATTCCATGAAATTTCTTGATAATTTATGTtgtcattatatatatatatacgaataGTAATTGGTATTTTCTAACGAATAGTAATAGGTATTGAAGATCATATATGTTTAAGGGATAAAATACCgaaaaagtagtttttttttcttattaactcTTCAAGTGTCCAATTGTGAATGGTATTTTAATGACATAAATTTTCTGTACGTTGCATTGCATGCATAATGATGTATACTCGTACACTGGTAGCATGTGTAGGTCAATAATATTTCTTACATTACATACATTTAAAAGTTACTTGGATATGTACACATATACAAGTTGTCACAAAATATGAAGTTTAGTAATATGTGTCAGAGGTTAGCTCGGTTGTTATCATCTTACCGTTGAGCTTAGCTCCGGTTGTAGCTCGGTTGTTATCATCTTACCATTGAGCTTAGCTCCAGTTGTTATCGTCTTACCGTTGAGCTAGTGTCTCCTTTTAACATTTCTATATTATGTCTTATTGTACTTTTTTAATTGATCAGTTTACCTCGAGGTTAGTTTCGGTTGTTATCGTCTTACCGTTGAGCTTACCTTTGGTTGTTATCATTTTACCGTTGAGCTTAGCTCCGGTTATAATCGGTTACCCTTTGaagattttaatatatttagtgaCAAAAAAGTATTATGTGTATATACATTTATTTTGGATTATATTTTGGAATAATCTTGTAGCTATACATTAGACCATAGTATTTAATAAATGTTGGTTTGGAGTCTGCTAGCTAGGGATGCTAGCTAGGATGATTAGAATAatcttgtttttaatatattccaaAATGCCtgatttctttatatattactgACTTTGAAGAATGGATTAGTGGCAAATCGGCCGGTTTACAAAATGCATGGTTTCTCGAATCATGTAACTAAacgataaaaaaaaagcaattaaACGATATGCATGAAAATTAGTATTCTAAGAAAAGAAGAATATAGCTTTTAAATGATCTTGAAACCTGAGCAACCCGGGTTAACCTAAGTAATCTGGATTCAAATGCACTCCACTACACTTCATATTATGGCTACACAGAAAATGAACTTCGGCTAATTTGAAAATCCGGAAAACTATTTATATGATGGATTGTATCTTTTTTTGGAGATTAGTTTGGGTTTGACGTCTGGATACCCTCaagttagtaaaaaaaaaagacttttaaaTGGTCTTATACAATTATGGATTTTGTTAAAACATTCAGACATTAATCTACTGGTCCATTCTAAGTTATGTGTTATTTAAAAGTTGATTCATCTTATGTGTGAATATCTCGTGCTATtgaaacttatattttatagctcactgtattataaatttttgaagttAGTCACTCAATTATAGCGTACTccaactaaaatattattacaaaatttgAATGCCTAATGACCTCTATAATATTTGACAATTTACACGTAAGTTTTCATAATGGTCAATTACATATATACCactaataaactaaaataataatgaatcattttcattattaattatttttcagtTTCCTTTTTAATGATTAATTTTATTCTATGTTATTGTTTTGATAACAGAAGTAGAagcttttataaaaataaaaacatattattatattaaaagtaTGTTTTACGTGTTTCACCCAAACTAATCATCACGAGTctattgataaattaaaattaagagCTTATTTgacaaataatttcattttctaaataatgtggttttaaaatATGCTCTTAATTAGTTATGAACCCTTAACCTACTAcgagattttaaaatattatgtgtaACCATGTGATTGTGGTTTAGTGGCAGACAAGCTTTGAGTTGTTAAGAAATCTCCATTGAAGAGTAGTTTTGATcaactctctcaatctgtgagTGTGACTAACTCTCTCTATCGGTGGTGAAATAGACTTGCTCGAATAACACAAGCAATCCTAATCTATAGATCAGCATCTACAAATGACTCAAATAAAACTGAAGGCAAGATATTCAAAGACactctttgaaaaaaaaattcttatgtaCAAAACTTGTAGATTGAAAGGTGAATTTTGAACTGTCTAAAAGCTTATATAGGCCATGACTCATTTCTCAgaaaaaataaggaaacaagTCAAACAAAgcataaaaatcaaaaactagccgttggagagaTTGTTGGAATTTGGAAAGAGTTATTAATGGAGTTTGAATGAAAATAGCTCCAAATATGTCAAGTGTAAGCAAGAGTCGATCCGCCCGATCCTGGTTTATTGTAGGACATCTTGGATGACTTCTAGATGGTCTAGTATCTCTCCTGGTTTCTATAAATAGGTTCGGGTCGAAATTTTATGAAAGAGTTAAAGACTTCAATTAAATAATGTCGTTTTGACTCATTTAGTAAATTGGATGGATCTTTTTGTTGGATCTGGTTCTGGGCTATTTTATTCCTTCTATGGAATCCTAAGAGGCTCTCTTTGAGGGGACAAGTGACTTTGGTTGAAGGCAACTCATGGTTGGACTTTTATGGACTGAGATATGAGGAATATACCACTTCCTATTGATGCACTGGTGAGTTAACTGTCTTTGGCAAGTGATTTCATGTCAATTGTCTTTATGGTTGTGGAGATAGAGAATTTTGTATGCACATATGTCCTACTCGGTTTCTTTAGCTCATTTGAGCTTCATGCTCTCCACTCCATGCCTCATGATTATTTGCTCTATGGGTTATGTTGACTTGATGTCCTCATCAATCTTCATTTGAAAGTTCTTCCCTCAAACTTTCTgatttatagatatattttcCGTAATTGACTCTAAATTTTCAGATATGCATTTTATTCCATGTTGTGTGCAAATGAATACTAAAACGCAATATACAAACTTAAATTCAATATAAATGACCAAATGAACTAAAATAAAATGCCAAAATCATGAGATATTAAgcacttaaataaataaaatagaaaaaatgaatCTGATTTatcttattataataaaaattatagtttaattCAAAGAAATAGATAAAACCTGATATATCTAAAAACAAAGAATGGTCTAAATTTTTATAGTTAAACCCAGAATATCAAATCCGAATTTCTTTCCtacaagttctttttttttgccaatatggatcatctcttttggagagttaatccaaaaatggaggatcatcagtttgcatggataatatggtatatctggaaaaGTCGGAAAAACAAAGTGTTTAGTAACATTGATGTTGATCCGAGGGACACTCTTAAATTAGCAGAAttggaatcaacactttggaTTGAGGCGCATGTATCAAGGAATCAGAGTTTGGTACAGGAAGTACAGACCAGACCCACTCAAGTAACTGCAGGAATATGGTGTTTTACAGACGGTTCATGGAAGGATAATGACCATTTTTCAGGGCAAGGCTGGTCTAGTACTCTCCcaggttttgatggtttgttaggggcaaggaatgtacgGGCATGTCTATCTCCTCTCTATTCGGAGATAGAGGCATtaat
Protein-coding sequences here:
- the LOC106400172 gene encoding protein LIGHT-DEPENDENT SHORT HYPOCOTYLS 9, with translation MSSDHHTPTKDPPDRPSSSSINHKQLLPSQPQAQQPLSRYESQKRRDWNTFIQYLKSQNPPQMMSQFDYTHVLSFFRYLDQFGKTKVHHQACVFFGQPDPPGPCTCPLKQAWGSLDALIGRLRAAYEEHGGGSPDTNPFANGSIRVHLREVRESQAKARGIPYRKKKRRKIKNDGVVARKDVANSSTHNQSST